A single Rhodospirillaceae bacterium DNA region contains:
- a CDS encoding DMT family transporter, translating to MTAAPRLAPIFRVALWMVGTFTSLLSMAVAGRELAAEITIFQLLFWRGVVGLAVIMLLFQVTGGWRHLRTQKFATHGARSVVHLGAQYAWFYAIAFIPLAEVFALEFTTPIWTLILAALILGERITVVRVAAVILGFAGVLIILRPGISPVGLPQIAALLSALGFAFSTYVMTRRLMRTDTPLTMLFWMVAIQTPLALFAGLDAWVWPAGWSWGWIAVVGVGSLTAHYCMARALSLVDANVVVPMDFFRLPLAVLVGWLAYAEIIDIWVALGAVVIFAGNYLNVRAETRKTRQAQ from the coding sequence ATGACTGCCGCCCCACGCCTTGCGCCGATCTTTCGGGTCGCCCTCTGGATGGTCGGCACCTTCACCTCGCTGCTCTCGATGGCGGTGGCGGGGCGGGAGCTCGCCGCGGAGATCACGATCTTCCAACTGCTGTTCTGGCGCGGCGTCGTCGGGCTGGCCGTCATCATGCTGCTGTTTCAGGTCACCGGCGGCTGGCGGCATCTGCGCACGCAGAAATTTGCCACCCACGGCGCGCGGAGCGTCGTGCATCTCGGCGCGCAATACGCCTGGTTCTACGCCATTGCCTTTATCCCGCTCGCCGAGGTGTTCGCGCTGGAATTCACGACGCCGATCTGGACCCTGATCCTGGCCGCGCTGATCCTGGGCGAGAGGATCACGGTCGTGCGCGTGGCGGCGGTCATCCTCGGCTTCGCCGGGGTGCTGATCATCCTGCGGCCCGGCATCTCGCCGGTCGGCCTGCCGCAGATCGCGGCCCTGCTGTCGGCGCTCGGATTCGCCTTCTCGACCTACGTCATGACCCGCCGGCTGATGCGCACCGATACGCCCCTGACCATGCTGTTCTGGATGGTGGCGATCCAGACGCCGCTGGCGCTGTTCGCCGGCCTCGACGCCTGGGTCTGGCCGGCGGGCTGGAGCTGGGGCTGGATCGCGGTGGTCGGCGTCGGCAGCCTGACCGCGCATTACTGCATGGCCCGCGCCCTCAGCTTGGTCGACGCCAATGTCGTCGTGCCGATGGATTTTTTCCGGCTGCCGCTCGCCGTGCTCGTCGGCTGGCTGGCCTACGCGGAGATCATCGACATCTGGGTCGCGCTCGGCGCGGTCGTCATCTTCGCCGGCAACTATCTCAACGTCCGGGCCGAGACCCGGAAGACCCGGCAGGCTCAATAG